One stretch of Plutella xylostella chromosome 15, ilPluXylo3.1, whole genome shotgun sequence DNA includes these proteins:
- the LOC105391224 gene encoding uncharacterized protein LOC105391224, translating into MLETDEVDDDYFTPLSSTSLANIFSKPTDPSEENSSLKYVPPKPAVGPKPEDVKNTECVLACALFAYEWYNNVYTSKGKLGFAIMKILKTGVMKILLYDSNKVTLSCTTIQPSLNVKRKGDTYLSFYDNAQKYWSVCGTSQEIDKIVHTLQNCDVTILHMQDEPKPRDIPDNLQKQSYPMTMESQDTSKGSDTDSSVNRKTKASILSRMASMGHSILPPQRLTDRTSDSSDTNETEEHHKVLRHKPTKSIPRKHQEKISTDSVKYSGESQNNMSITKMEAKPEDISYLTLSSNNLLPLPSTNIISTISTPNDMSLLMSEQRISNSEIRMNIGRLTDKVDNILDKLNDLRVKETSANNCSIEIYQKLLSEYENKIKLYEEVMKANGLSVFDLKSLATGNDTSKGIKSNDLQLNTEIENLRGQVRDLKKSNESKDEEILELKKDINLINCKQNEVNSSLSKTNEQLMAEIRELKIKSEDLKKCESDNKMDTNENKNTGNRIKGIMNDTYQLIAASFENNDTPSYSGSHVRSTVAAVIKKVTLEVLKE; encoded by the exons ATGTTAGAGACGGACGAAGTAgatgatgattattttacCCCTTTATCGAG TACATCACTGGCTAACATATTTAGTAAACCAACTGATCCCAGTGAGGAAAACTCTTCCTTAAAGTATGTACCTCCAAAGCCAGCTGTAGGTCCAAAACCAGAAGATGTTAAAAACACTGAATGTGTTCTAGCTTGTGCTCTTTTTGCATATGAGTG gtataataatgtttaCACTTCTAAAGGGAAACTTGGATTTGCTAtcatgaaaattttaaagacAGGTGTTATGAAGATTTTACTTTATGATTCAAATAAAGTTACTTTATCCTGCACAACAATACAGCCATCCCTGAATGTGAAAAGAAAAGGGGACACATATCTCTCTTTCTATGACAATGCACAGAAATATTGGAGTGTTTGTGGCACTTCTCAAGAAATTGATAAAATTGTTCATACATTACAAAACTGTGATGTTACAATCCTACATATGCAAGATGAACCAAAACCCCGGGATATTCCAGATAATTTGCAAAAACAATCATATCCCATGACAATGGAAAGTCAAGATACTAGTAAAGGCAGTGATACAGACTCTTCTGTGAATAGAAAAACTAAAGCATCAATTCTTAGTAGAATGGCAAGCATGGGTCACTCTATTTTACCTCCACAAAGACTGACAGACAGGACAAGTGACTCTTCAGATACAAATGAAACTGAAGAGCATCACAAAGTACTCAGGCATAAACCTACCAAAAGTATTCCTAGAAAACATcaagaaaaaatatctacagACAGTGTAAAGTACTCTGGAGAATCTCAAAATAATATGTCAATTACAAAGATGGAAGCAAAGCCAGAAGACATATCTTATCTTACACTATCCAGCAACAATCTCCTCCCACTACCAAGcacaaatattattagtacTATCAGCACTCCGAATGATATGTCATTGCTAATGTCTGAACAAAGAATAAGCAACAGTGAAATAAGGATGAACATTGGCAGACTAACTGATAAAGTAGACAACATTTTAGATAAATTGAATGATTTAAGAGTAAAAGAGACCTCAGCTAATAACTGCTCCATTGAGATTTATCAGAAATTATTATCTgaatatgaaaacaaaataaaattgtatgaaGAAGTTATGAAAGCTAATGGATTATCAGTTTTTGATTTGAAATCATTAGCAACTGgtaatgatacatccaaaggTATAAAATCAAATGACCTTCAATTGAATACAGAAATAGAAAATCTCAGAGGACAAGTGAGGGATCTTAAAAAAAGTAATGAGAGTAAAGATGAAGAAATACTAGAACTAAAGAAAGATATTAATCTTATtaattgtaaacaaaatgaAGTCAATTCTTCCCTGTCTAAAACAAATGAACAACTGATGGCTGAGATCAGAGAACTGAAAATAAAGAGTGAAGATTTGAAAAAATGTGAATCAGATAATAAAATGGACacaaacgaaaataaaaatactggtAATAGAATCAAGGGAATCATGAATGATACATATCAATTGATTGCTGCTAGTTTTGAAA
- the LOC105391223 gene encoding zinc finger protein 622 encodes MSGSFTCITCQVLFKNPELQREHYKSDWHRYNLKRKVASIPPITLEDFELRVQEHRESAQEVNRDVSEYCKYCSKLFNTKNAYNNHLNSKKHKQAEEQYLLDSENSNNSDTDSFVKVEAQKAAAAEPGKFVVLNPDASGDDVETDSEIEELDSDEWDECRMKGSDSLIKPSDCLFCGHHSKSLVKNLKHMSETHSFFIPDIEYCVDVRGLFLYLGEKISQGYMCLWCNETGRTFYSMEAARAHMVSKGHCKMLHEGLALAEYAEYYDYSASYPDHKGEDDMDVDEEVEGPAALDGDDFQLVLPSGVTVGHRSLMKYYKQHVSGGGQVVLKKSERRLHRVLGVYRALGWAPREQELAAKKARDIHFMKRVQAKWQMKLSVRANKFQKHYRAQVNF; translated from the exons ATGTCGGGATCATTTACGTGTATCACTTGCCAAGTGCTTTTTAAAAATCCAGAGCTACAGCGTGAGCACTACAAGTCAGATTGGCACAGATATAATCTGAAGAGGAAGGTGGCCAGTATACCTCCAATTACTTTGGAGGATTTTGAGCTACGCGTCCAGGAGCACAGAGAATCTGCTCAGGAAGTGAACCGCGACGTTTCCGAATATTGCAAGTATTGCTCAAAGTTGTTCAACACCAAGAACGCCTACAACAACCACTTGAACAGCAAGAAACACAAACAGGCCGAGGAACAATACCTTCTAGATTCAGAAAACAGCAACAATTCCGATACTGATAGTTTCGTTAAGGTGGAAGCACAAAAAGCTGCTGCTGCTGAACCTGGAAAATTTGTTGTTCTAAACCCTGATGCATCTGGCGACGATGTCGAAACTGACTCGGAAATTGAGGAG CTGGACTCAGACGAGTGGGATGAGTGCCGCATGAAGGGCAGTGACTCGCTGATCAAGCCCAGCGACTGCCTATTCTGCGGCCACCACAGCAAGTCCCTCGTCAAGAACCTCAAGCACATGTCCGAGACGCATTCCTTCTTCATACCCGACATTGAGTACTGTGTTGATGTCAGAGGACTGTTCCTGTACTTAGGAGAGaag ATCTCGCAAGGCTACATGTGTCTATGGTGCAATGAGACAGGACGTACATTCTACTCCATGGAGGCGGCGCGCGCTCACATGGTCAGCAAGGGACACTGCAAGATGCTACACGAAGGCCTGGCCTTAGCTGAATACGCAGAGTATTATGATTACAG CGCATCATACCCTGACCACAAAGGAGAAGATGACATGGATGTAGACGAGGAAGTAGAAGGACCTGCTGCGCTGGACGGAGATGACTTCCAACTGGTGCTTCCATCTGGTGTTACTGTTGGACACCGATCACTTATGAA ATACTACAAGCAGCACGTGTCGGGCGGCGGGCAGGTGGTGCTGAAGAAGTCGGAGCGGCGCCTGCACCGCGTGCTCGGCGTGTACCGCGCGCTCGGCTGGGCGCCGCGGGAGCAGGAGCTCGCCGCCAA AAAAGCCCGCGACATCCACTTCATGAAGCGGGTGCAGGCCAAGTGGCAGATGAAGCTGTCCGTGCGAGCCAACAAGTTCCAGAAGCATTACCGAGCTCAAGTCAACTTCTAG